The Mucilaginibacter yixingensis genome window below encodes:
- a CDS encoding sensor histidine kinase — MPQITVDRLQAVEALHEVPPEQLEWMIAAGKARQIAAGEILFNMDAALDKTYFLLEGKVRLGLIQKKNFKEAAIMEPGAVMGYLPFSRGKTAVVNAECIKDCLVLEVPADEIRKAIRLHFELTEALVHVMTNRVRMYTTQQQQIEKMAALGKLSAGLAHELNNPVASIIRNAAFLLDKLDHFAEMFEQLAALCIDPEQVKELEHKVTALLKQPERPALSMMERAELEDELSMQLESYQIADYCLVETLADCGFQPDEITSVTDLVPPESVETVLGWVNHQLNVRKTVKDIKEASERISGLVTAIKGFSHMDQGTDKQAVDIHAGLENTLIIMEYKLRKSKIEVIREFDQGLPRVMAVVGEMNQVWTNIIDNAIDAMETNGTGKLTIKTGKDARNVYVQISDNGPGIPEDIQTRIYDPFFTTKEVGKGTGLGLDVVMRIVTQHRGAIKLKTSDQGTTFFICLPVQDNLNQHLSV, encoded by the coding sequence ATGCCCCAAATTACTGTCGACCGGTTACAGGCGGTAGAAGCTTTACATGAAGTGCCGCCAGAACAGCTGGAATGGATGATAGCCGCCGGCAAAGCCCGCCAAATTGCTGCCGGCGAAATATTGTTTAACATGGATGCCGCGTTGGATAAAACCTATTTCCTGCTGGAAGGCAAGGTGCGCCTCGGGCTCATCCAAAAGAAAAATTTTAAAGAGGCAGCCATTATGGAGCCCGGCGCAGTTATGGGTTATCTGCCTTTCTCGCGCGGCAAAACCGCTGTGGTAAATGCCGAGTGTATTAAAGATTGCCTGGTGCTGGAAGTGCCAGCGGATGAGATCAGGAAGGCCATCCGCCTGCACTTTGAGCTGACCGAAGCCCTGGTGCACGTAATGACTAACCGTGTGCGCATGTATACCACCCAGCAGCAGCAGATTGAAAAAATGGCGGCCCTGGGTAAACTGTCTGCCGGTTTGGCGCATGAGCTGAATAACCCGGTAGCGTCTATCATTCGTAACGCGGCGTTTTTGTTAGATAAGTTAGACCATTTTGCGGAGATGTTTGAGCAATTGGCGGCACTATGTATCGATCCGGAACAGGTAAAAGAACTGGAACATAAGGTAACTGCTCTGCTGAAACAACCGGAGAGACCTGCGCTGTCTATGATGGAGCGTGCCGAACTGGAGGATGAGCTGAGCATGCAACTGGAAAGCTACCAGATAGCCGACTATTGCCTGGTAGAAACATTGGCCGATTGTGGCTTTCAGCCGGATGAAATTACGTCTGTAACCGACCTGGTGCCGCCCGAAAGCGTGGAAACCGTATTGGGCTGGGTGAACCATCAGCTCAATGTGCGCAAAACAGTTAAAGATATTAAAGAGGCTTCCGAGCGTATCTCGGGACTGGTGACGGCCATTAAAGGTTTTAGTCACATGGATCAGGGTACGGACAAGCAGGCGGTAGATATTCATGCAGGCCTGGAGAATACCCTCATTATTATGGAATACAAACTGCGTAAATCTAAAATTGAAGTAATACGTGAGTTTGATCAGGGCTTGCCGCGCGTAATGGCCGTGGTAGGGGAGATGAACCAGGTGTGGACCAATATTATAGATAACGCTATTGATGCCATGGAAACTAACGGTACTGGCAAGCTCACCATAAAAACCGGAAAGGACGCGCGTAACGTTTACGTACAGATCAGCGATAATGGTCCCGGTATTCCCGAGGATATCCAGACCCGTATTTATGATCCGTTTTTTACCACTAAAGAAGTGGGCAAGGGTACCGGCCTGGGGCTGGATGTGGTGATGCGCATTGTTACCCAGCACCGTGGTGCTATCAAACTAAAAACATCTGATCAGGGCACTACATTTTTTATCTGTCTGCCCGTTCAGGATAACTTGAATCAACATTTATCAGTTTAA
- a CDS encoding FAD-dependent oxidoreductase, whose protein sequence is MKLPIIFVVDDDQFVLRAISRDLRTQYHQQYRILSTTSVKEALDNLLELKNKGEEIALFVSDQRMPEMEGVDFLCKAMDYYPNAKRVLLTAYSDTQAAIKAINEVKLDYYLIKPWDPPQEKLYPVIDDLLDDWQGSYVPDFKGIKLIGYNFSPQTHLIKEFLSGNLVPYKWIEQDAEEAQKLMQFNSICGADLPVMFYEDGSFCKQPRVPEIAEKIGLSPEIKNEMYDVVIIGAGPAGLAASVYGASEGLKTLLIERHAPGGQAGTSSRIENYLGFPNGLSGSDLTRRAITQATRFGADFLAPREVKEIRLKDGYKTLVMEDDATVSTRAIVITTGVDYRKLENKGIADFTGAGVYYGAATTEASSCKGKDVYIVGGGNSAGQAAMYLSKFAKQVYIIIRKPDLTSSMSSYLIDQIKQVENITLLPNREIGEACGSEKLENLSIHDFERDVTEVVKADALYVFIGTRPFTDWLSQVIIKNDKGFIETGRELNRYEQFNKVWKTPRDPYLLETSCPGIFAAGDVRAGTMNRVASAVGEGSMAISFVHKYLAEV, encoded by the coding sequence ATGAAATTACCCATCATATTTGTTGTAGATGACGACCAGTTTGTGCTTCGTGCTATCAGTCGCGATTTGCGCACGCAGTATCATCAGCAATACCGAATTTTAAGTACCACCTCTGTTAAAGAGGCTCTGGATAATCTGCTCGAACTTAAAAATAAGGGCGAGGAGATTGCCCTTTTTGTATCAGACCAACGCATGCCCGAAATGGAGGGCGTTGATTTTTTATGCAAGGCGATGGATTATTACCCCAACGCCAAACGCGTACTGCTAACGGCCTATTCTGATACCCAGGCGGCCATCAAGGCCATTAACGAGGTAAAGCTCGACTATTACCTGATTAAACCCTGGGACCCTCCGCAAGAGAAACTATACCCGGTAATTGACGATCTGCTAGACGATTGGCAGGGCAGTTACGTTCCTGATTTTAAAGGCATCAAGCTGATTGGCTACAACTTTTCACCGCAAACGCACCTTATCAAAGAGTTTTTGTCTGGCAATCTGGTGCCTTACAAGTGGATTGAGCAGGACGCAGAGGAAGCACAAAAGTTAATGCAATTTAATAGCATCTGCGGTGCTGATTTGCCGGTGATGTTTTACGAAGATGGTAGCTTTTGCAAGCAACCACGTGTGCCGGAAATTGCCGAGAAGATAGGGTTGAGCCCGGAGATTAAGAACGAGATGTACGATGTGGTGATCATCGGCGCTGGTCCGGCGGGTTTGGCGGCATCAGTTTATGGTGCATCAGAGGGATTGAAAACCCTGCTGATAGAGCGCCATGCACCAGGCGGACAGGCCGGTACAAGTTCGCGCATTGAGAACTACCTGGGTTTCCCTAACGGATTGAGCGGCTCTGATTTGACCCGCCGTGCAATTACCCAGGCTACGCGTTTCGGTGCCGATTTTCTGGCACCACGCGAGGTAAAAGAAATTCGCCTGAAAGATGGTTACAAAACGCTGGTAATGGAGGACGATGCCACCGTATCAACCCGTGCCATTGTAATTACCACCGGGGTAGATTACCGAAAGTTAGAGAACAAAGGTATTGCCGATTTTACCGGTGCTGGCGTTTATTACGGTGCAGCCACTACCGAGGCGTCATCCTGTAAGGGTAAAGATGTCTACATTGTAGGCGGCGGTAACTCTGCCGGGCAGGCGGCCATGTATTTGTCTAAGTTTGCCAAACAGGTATATATCATTATCCGCAAGCCAGATCTAACGTCGAGCATGTCATCGTACTTGATTGATCAGATTAAGCAGGTAGAGAACATTACCCTGTTGCCCAACCGCGAGATTGGGGAGGCCTGTGGTAGCGAAAAACTGGAAAACCTGTCTATCCATGATTTTGAGCGCGATGTAACCGAAGTAGTAAAGGCCGATGCCTTGTACGTGTTTATCGGTACCCGGCCGTTTACAGATTGGCTGAGCCAGGTGATTATCAAAAACGATAAAGGCTTTATTGAGACCGGCCGCGAGCTGAACCGTTACGAGCAGTTTAACAAAGTATGGAAAACCCCGCGCGATCCGTACCTGCTGGAAACCAGTTGTCCCGGCATTTTTGCCGCAGGCGATGTGCGTGCCGGCACCATGAACCGAGTGGCATCAGCCGTAGGCGAAGGCTCTATGGCCATCAGCTTTGTGCATAAGTACCTGGCTGAGGTATAA
- the ppsA gene encoding phosphoenolpyruvate synthase has protein sequence MTSNYTIDFQSKNHISTAQVGGKGANLAELTHIDEIQVPSGFCVTTEAYKTITEDCVELSNLLNELTDLKADDREKISAISLNIRNLIENQPIPQAITDEIAARLSKFDEYTAFAVRSSATAEDLPSASFAGQQDTYLNIIGTASVLKHVGKCWASLFTDRAVTYRIQNGFDHHKVRLAVVVQRMVFSQASGIMFTADPVSGNRKVLSIDAGFGLGEALVSGLVSADNYKVRNGEIIGKKISAKKLAIYALDNGGTQEEELETDQQNTQALADQQILQLADIGRKIEAHFGSPQDIEWCLADNQFYIVQSRAITTLYPIPQLNDHENHVYISVGYQQMMTDAMKPLGLSIWQLTAGRPMYEAGGRLFVDVAADLTQPAKTDILLNVLGKSDPFIKDALLAILERDDIIKQSPDNQTDETAKAPTMPNYKALLDDDPSIVTELISQKEAAIKALRHNIQSLTGLEVFDLIEADIQERKQLLTDPRNFAAVMTAMNAATWINDNLKEWLDETNPADALAQSVANNITSEMGLELLNVADVIRPYPEVMEYLKQTKDANFLDQLPQLKGGQETQKAIQNYLDKYGMRCVGEIDITRTRWSENPAILIPLILNNIKNFEPGAAAQKFEQGRHEALRKEQELLDRLRQLPDGAQKAEETRKMISLLRNFAGYREYPKYNIVNRYFIYKQALLKEAEQLVQAGIIDEVTDIYYLRFEELREVVRTQKVDHELINRRKEEHALNEKLTPPRVFTGDGEIITRKYNCEDLPAGALAGIGVSSGIIEGRARVILNIEEADLEDGDILVPPFTDPSWTPLFVAIKGLVTEVGGLMTHGAVIAREYGLPAVVSVENATKLIKDGQRICINGTDGYIEIAGQ, from the coding sequence ATGACGAGCAATTACACCATTGATTTTCAGAGTAAAAACCACATTTCTACAGCACAAGTTGGCGGCAAGGGCGCAAACCTTGCCGAACTAACACACATTGACGAAATACAGGTTCCGTCAGGTTTCTGCGTAACTACAGAAGCCTACAAAACGATAACTGAAGATTGTGTTGAACTGAGTAACCTACTCAATGAACTCACTGATCTTAAAGCTGACGACAGAGAAAAGATCAGCGCGATTAGCTTGAATATTCGGAACCTTATTGAAAACCAGCCGATCCCCCAAGCTATCACAGATGAAATTGCAGCCCGTCTCTCTAAGTTTGATGAATACACCGCCTTTGCCGTACGGTCAAGTGCAACGGCAGAGGATTTGCCTTCGGCCTCTTTTGCCGGGCAGCAGGATACTTATCTTAATATTATCGGTACTGCATCCGTACTGAAACACGTTGGCAAATGCTGGGCATCGTTGTTTACAGATCGCGCGGTGACTTACCGCATCCAAAACGGCTTTGATCACCATAAAGTGCGGTTGGCCGTAGTGGTGCAGCGAATGGTATTCTCTCAGGCTTCGGGGATTATGTTTACGGCTGATCCTGTGAGCGGAAACCGAAAAGTGTTATCTATCGATGCGGGCTTTGGCTTAGGCGAAGCGTTGGTATCAGGTTTAGTAAGTGCCGATAACTATAAAGTACGTAACGGCGAGATCATCGGTAAAAAAATATCGGCTAAAAAACTGGCCATCTATGCCCTAGACAACGGTGGTACACAGGAAGAGGAACTAGAGACTGACCAACAAAATACCCAAGCACTTGCTGACCAGCAGATACTACAACTGGCTGACATCGGCAGAAAGATTGAAGCACATTTTGGCTCGCCTCAGGATATAGAATGGTGCCTGGCCGATAATCAGTTTTATATCGTTCAAAGCCGGGCTATCACCACGCTCTACCCTATTCCGCAATTAAATGATCATGAAAACCACGTTTACATATCAGTAGGCTATCAGCAAATGATGACCGACGCGATGAAACCACTGGGCCTCTCCATCTGGCAACTCACAGCGGGCCGACCAATGTATGAGGCCGGGGGGCGGTTATTTGTTGACGTAGCAGCAGACCTTACCCAACCCGCCAAAACAGACATCCTGTTGAATGTGTTAGGCAAATCCGACCCGTTTATTAAAGATGCGTTGTTGGCTATTCTTGAGCGGGATGATATCATTAAACAATCGCCAGATAATCAGACAGACGAAACTGCCAAAGCCCCCACAATGCCCAACTATAAGGCGTTGCTTGATGACGATCCGTCTATTGTTACTGAGCTTATTAGCCAAAAAGAGGCGGCCATCAAAGCACTACGGCATAACATTCAATCCCTGACAGGATTGGAAGTATTTGACCTTATCGAAGCTGATATCCAGGAGCGTAAGCAACTGCTAACTGATCCGCGAAATTTTGCCGCAGTGATGACCGCCATGAATGCAGCAACCTGGATTAACGATAATCTAAAAGAATGGTTGGATGAAACCAATCCGGCTGATGCCCTGGCCCAGTCGGTCGCCAACAATATTACTTCGGAAATGGGGCTGGAATTGCTGAATGTGGCAGACGTTATCCGTCCTTATCCCGAGGTTATGGAATACCTGAAACAAACAAAAGACGCTAATTTTTTGGACCAGCTACCACAACTTAAAGGCGGACAGGAAACCCAAAAAGCCATCCAAAACTATCTGGACAAATACGGCATGCGCTGCGTAGGCGAAATAGACATCACCAGAACCCGGTGGAGCGAAAACCCAGCTATCCTGATCCCCTTGATTCTGAATAACATCAAAAACTTCGAACCCGGTGCTGCCGCACAAAAGTTTGAACAAGGGCGACACGAAGCTTTAAGAAAAGAACAAGAATTACTAGACCGACTAAGGCAATTACCCGACGGCGCGCAAAAAGCCGAGGAGACCCGAAAGATGATCAGCCTGCTCAGAAATTTTGCCGGCTACCGCGAGTATCCTAAATACAATATTGTCAATCGCTATTTTATTTATAAACAGGCGCTGCTTAAAGAGGCTGAGCAATTGGTACAGGCCGGAATTATTGATGAGGTAACTGATATTTACTACCTGCGATTTGAAGAACTGCGCGAGGTGGTGCGCACACAGAAAGTGGACCATGAACTCATCAACAGAAGAAAAGAAGAACACGCGCTCAATGAAAAACTAACGCCGCCCCGCGTTTTTACCGGCGACGGCGAAATCATTACCCGCAAATACAATTGCGAGGATCTTCCTGCCGGAGCGCTGGCAGGTATCGGTGTGTCATCAGGAATTATTGAAGGCCGCGCGCGCGTGATATTAAATATAGAAGAGGCCGACCTGGAAGATGGCGATATTTTAGTCCCTCCATTTACAGACCCCAGCTGGACGCCATTGTTTGTAGCCATAAAAGGCCTGGTTACCGAAGTTGGCGGTTTAATGACCCACGGCGCCGTTATTGCCCGCGAATATGGTCTACCGGCTGTGGTGAGCGTAGAGAACGCTACCAAACTAATTAAAGACGGCCAGCGCATCTGCATAAACGGAACGGATGGATATATAGAAATAGCCGGACAATAA
- a CDS encoding LacI family DNA-binding transcriptional regulator yields the protein MDKKEVTIYDIARQLGLSPSTISKGLKGHPTISQKTQRKIAATAESMGYRFNTFAANLRKNRTNTIGLIVPRLNSLFVSQVIAGIEKATNDAGYNLIISQSLEHMEKEVRNVKTMLSNRVDGLLVSLAEDTANFDHFNIFKEKSIPLLFFDRVPFGHDFPSVSINNEVAGYQVARHLIEQGAKKLVHITGNQLRNVYADRCAGFQRAIEEAGLPFTEEQLIISELSEAAGIAAASTIIDLKADGVFVSNDVCAASLMNEVQRRGFKVPGDILFAGFNNDMISRNVFPPLTTVDYPGFEMGELAAKSMLSHLNNQSDINLTENIIIKSSLVVRQSSMRG from the coding sequence ATGGATAAAAAAGAAGTAACTATTTATGATATAGCACGGCAGCTAGGTTTATCGCCTTCAACTATCAGTAAGGGCTTAAAAGGACATCCCACCATCAGCCAGAAAACGCAAAGAAAAATTGCCGCAACTGCCGAAAGCATGGGCTATCGTTTCAACACTTTTGCGGCCAATCTTCGGAAAAACAGAACCAATACTATTGGGCTTATTGTGCCGCGTTTGAATAGCTTATTTGTATCGCAGGTTATTGCCGGTATTGAAAAGGCCACTAATGATGCTGGTTACAACCTCATCATCAGCCAATCGTTAGAGCACATGGAGAAGGAAGTGAGAAATGTAAAAACGATGCTAAGTAACCGTGTTGACGGCTTGCTGGTTTCGCTTGCCGAAGACACTGCCAATTTTGATCACTTTAACATTTTCAAAGAAAAGAGTATCCCGCTGCTGTTTTTTGACCGCGTTCCGTTTGGGCACGATTTTCCGTCGGTATCCATCAACAACGAAGTAGCCGGTTACCAGGTTGCCCGGCATTTGATAGAACAGGGTGCGAAAAAATTGGTACACATTACCGGGAACCAGTTACGAAATGTTTATGCCGACCGTTGCGCGGGCTTTCAAAGAGCGATTGAAGAAGCCGGCTTACCATTTACAGAGGAACAACTGATAATAAGCGAGCTGAGCGAAGCCGCCGGCATTGCAGCAGCAAGTACAATTATTGATTTAAAAGCCGATGGCGTATTTGTATCTAACGATGTGTGTGCCGCCAGCCTGATGAATGAGGTACAGCGGCGCGGCTTTAAAGTACCCGGTGATATTTTGTTTGCGGGCTTCAATAACGATATGATCTCCAGGAATGTATTCCCACCGCTAACTACCGTAGATTACCCGGGCTTTGAAATGGGCGAACTGGCGGCCAAAAGTATGCTGAGCCATTTGAATAATCAAAGCGATATTAACCTGACAGAGAACATCATTATCAAATCATCGTTGGTGGTGAGGCAATCGTCTATGAGAGGGTGA
- a CDS encoding glycosyl hydrolase 115 family protein has protein sequence MSLSAASAFVLVCASTAFADQFPLVTPQSKIAIVYDAAECKLDSISANLLADDIQRVSGYRPVVSPDLSTVKGDAIIIGSINSKQVSALKQPAMVPALKGKWESYAFRLLNHPTPNINKALVIAGSDYRGTAYGVFEISARIGVTPWYWWADATPTVKKELYVDINNEVSAEPSIKFRGIFINDEDWGLQPWAAKTFEPETKDIGPKTYAKVFELLLRLKANLIWPAMHPSTKPFYHYPDNIKVAKDYQIVIGSSHAEPMLRNNVGEWNEKTMGAFNYLTNKDKVYDYWESRVKESKGVDAIYTVGMRGVHDSGIEGVKTPKEAVPLLQRIFDDQRALFKKYINPDATKVPQAFTAYKEVLDVYDAGLKVPDDVTLIWPDDNYGYIQRLNNEQENKRSGGSGVYYHVSYWGRPHDYIWLSSTSPGLIREEMSRAYEMNARNVWVVNVGDIKPAEYDIQYFLDMAYNVKPFLNTQFVKPHLKAWVADNLGAEHADEITDVMWKYYQLAFERRPEFMGWSQTEPTTPVHPTAYNHFSFGDQAQRRMDAFEALEKEVKTLQASIPTQKKDCFFQTVYYPVVCASEMSKKFLYTDKALLYGKQGRISAAYYDTLARGAYNTIAAETDFYNKQMSNGKWRNMMSMGPRSLPVYAPPGANHPIAKRTDVIGVSTEGGAVDSLAHNYSLSLPGFDGIDGQSHFMDVFLTRAENVHFSLKTSVPWIKSSVTAGDLDPSALKSQQRIWITVDQAKLQPGLNSGVITLQAGAIKYTINVSANNAGAPKGFTGFVAADGYVSMNAKHFQDVGNDALHYWSSVAGLGATDQSVEALPLNAKTRLTDDGSAVIKNPSLSYRFYTRSAAPAAINIVTLPTFALNSNYGVRYGVSIDGGPVSTLNFKTFGRSEEWKQAVLSNSITRTIKLPQLGAGVHTLKIFMIDPGVILDRIVVNLGGADAYYGLLPESKMIK, from the coding sequence GTGTCGCTTTCAGCTGCATCCGCTTTTGTTTTAGTTTGCGCAAGCACTGCTTTTGCAGATCAGTTTCCGCTGGTAACGCCGCAATCAAAAATTGCTATTGTGTATGATGCAGCAGAGTGTAAGCTTGATTCTATTTCGGCCAACTTGCTGGCTGATGATATACAGCGGGTTAGCGGTTACCGGCCGGTGGTGTCTCCAGATCTGTCGACCGTTAAGGGCGATGCTATCATTATTGGTAGCATCAACTCCAAACAGGTATCAGCTCTTAAACAGCCCGCCATGGTGCCGGCTTTAAAAGGTAAATGGGAGAGTTATGCCTTCAGGCTGTTAAATCACCCAACCCCCAATATCAATAAAGCACTGGTGATAGCAGGGAGCGATTACAGGGGTACGGCCTACGGCGTTTTTGAAATTTCGGCACGTATTGGCGTTACGCCGTGGTACTGGTGGGCCGATGCTACCCCCACGGTAAAAAAAGAGCTTTACGTAGACATCAATAACGAGGTATCTGCCGAGCCATCGATTAAATTTCGAGGCATTTTTATTAACGATGAAGACTGGGGCCTGCAGCCCTGGGCAGCCAAAACTTTTGAGCCCGAAACCAAGGATATCGGCCCGAAAACCTACGCCAAAGTTTTTGAGCTTTTGCTGCGTTTGAAAGCCAACCTGATCTGGCCGGCTATGCACCCCAGCACTAAGCCGTTTTATCATTATCCGGATAATATTAAAGTTGCCAAAGATTACCAGATTGTGATAGGTTCATCGCACGCCGAACCCATGTTGCGTAACAACGTAGGTGAATGGAACGAGAAAACTATGGGAGCGTTTAATTACCTGACCAATAAGGATAAGGTTTATGACTATTGGGAGTCGCGCGTAAAGGAAAGTAAGGGGGTTGACGCGATTTACACCGTAGGTATGCGTGGCGTGCATGACAGTGGCATAGAAGGTGTTAAAACACCAAAAGAAGCGGTGCCGTTGCTGCAACGCATTTTTGATGATCAGCGTGCGTTGTTTAAAAAATATATTAACCCCGATGCTACCAAAGTCCCACAGGCTTTTACTGCTTATAAAGAGGTGTTGGATGTTTATGACGCGGGGCTAAAGGTGCCTGATGATGTTACGCTGATTTGGCCCGACGATAATTACGGTTATATACAACGCCTCAATAATGAGCAGGAGAATAAGCGTAGCGGCGGCTCTGGTGTATATTATCACGTTTCTTACTGGGGGCGCCCGCACGACTATATCTGGCTTTCTTCAACTAGTCCGGGATTGATCCGCGAAGAAATGAGCAGGGCTTATGAAATGAATGCCCGCAATGTTTGGGTGGTTAACGTGGGCGATATTAAACCGGCAGAGTATGATATTCAGTATTTTCTGGATATGGCTTATAACGTTAAGCCGTTTTTAAATACACAGTTTGTTAAGCCTCATTTAAAAGCCTGGGTTGCAGATAACCTGGGGGCAGAACACGCTGATGAAATTACCGATGTGATGTGGAAATATTACCAGTTGGCATTTGAGCGTCGCCCCGAGTTTATGGGTTGGAGCCAGACCGAGCCAACCACTCCGGTACATCCAACAGCCTACAATCATTTCAGCTTTGGCGATCAGGCTCAGCGCCGGATGGATGCTTTTGAAGCGCTGGAAAAAGAAGTGAAAACGTTGCAGGCTTCCATACCTACCCAAAAGAAAGACTGCTTTTTTCAAACCGTTTATTACCCGGTAGTTTGCGCGTCGGAGATGAGCAAAAAGTTTTTGTATACCGATAAAGCTTTGCTTTACGGCAAGCAAGGCCGCATAAGTGCCGCTTATTATGATACGCTGGCCCGTGGCGCATACAATACCATTGCAGCAGAAACAGATTTTTATAACAAACAAATGAGCAACGGCAAGTGGCGCAACATGATGTCTATGGGTCCACGCAGTTTGCCGGTATATGCTCCTCCGGGTGCAAACCATCCAATAGCCAAACGGACTGATGTTATCGGCGTAAGCACAGAGGGTGGCGCAGTTGATTCACTCGCACATAACTACTCACTATCGTTACCGGGTTTTGATGGCATAGATGGCCAATCGCACTTTATGGATGTTTTTTTAACCCGTGCAGAAAATGTGCATTTCAGTTTAAAAACATCGGTGCCTTGGATAAAATCATCTGTAACAGCGGGCGATTTAGATCCATCGGCTTTAAAAAGTCAGCAGCGCATCTGGATAACGGTTGATCAGGCTAAACTACAGCCGGGCTTAAACAGCGGCGTGATAACTTTGCAAGCTGGCGCCATTAAATACACTATAAATGTTAGCGCAAATAATGCCGGCGCCCCTAAAGGCTTTACCGGATTTGTGGCTGCGGATGGCTATGTTTCTATGAACGCCAAACATTTCCAGGACGTGGGCAATGATGCTTTGCATTATTGGTCGTCAGTTGCAGGCTTAGGCGCAACAGATCAATCGGTAGAAGCATTGCCGCTTAATGCAAAAACCCGTTTAACGGATGACGGGTCTGCCGTTATTAAAAATCCTTCATTAAGTTATCGTTTTTATACACGAAGCGCTGCTCCTGCCGCTATCAATATCGTCACGCTGCCAACCTTTGCCTTAAACAGTAATTACGGCGTAAGGTATGGAGTTAGCATAGATGGTGGCCCGGTAAGCACATTAAACTTTAAAACGTTCGGTCGCAGTGAAGAATGGAAACAGGCTGTACTCAGCAACTCCATAACCCGCACTATTAAGCTGCCACAGCTGGGCGCCGGCGTACATACTTTGAAGATCTTTATGATAGATCCCGGAGTTATTTTAGATAGAATAGTTGTTAACCTGGGTGGTGCCGATGCTTACTACGGACTGTTACCCGAAAGCAAAATGATTAAATAA
- the uxuA gene encoding mannonate dehydratase produces MIKDLQQTFRWFGPNDPVPLHAIRQTGVSGIVTALHHIPTGEVWPIAEILRRKAEIEAHQLKWAVVESVNVHEAIKIAGPLREEMIKNYQTTLRNLAEAGIKTVCYNFMPVLDWTRTHLDYRLPKGVSALLFHKPALTAFDLFILERPEALAEYSEKEQAAAKQYLNSLTDEEKELLINTILAGLPGTDEVFTIAEFREHLHRYKNIGRDELKQNLAYFLQAVVPVAEEVGINLCIHPDDPPFPILGLPRIACTEADLNDIINMCPSPANGITFCTGSLGARLDNDLPGMVERLGSHIHFLHLRNVKVEADGSFFEADHLGGSTNMFMVMKNIIAEQQKRSASGRADVAIPMRPDHGHKIWTDYDFNTYPGYSLIGRLKGLAELKGLEIGIKMMTADN; encoded by the coding sequence ATGATTAAAGATTTGCAACAAACGTTCCGCTGGTTTGGTCCTAATGATCCGGTGCCGCTGCATGCCATCAGGCAAACGGGCGTAAGCGGTATTGTTACTGCGCTGCACCATATCCCAACCGGCGAGGTATGGCCCATCGCCGAAATTCTGCGTCGAAAGGCTGAGATAGAGGCGCATCAGCTTAAGTGGGCTGTTGTTGAAAGCGTGAACGTGCATGAGGCTATTAAAATTGCCGGTCCGCTAAGGGAGGAGATGATCAAGAATTATCAAACTACTTTGCGCAACCTGGCCGAAGCGGGTATTAAAACCGTGTGCTACAATTTTATGCCTGTGCTTGATTGGACCCGCACGCATTTAGATTATCGTCTGCCCAAAGGCGTATCTGCTTTGCTATTTCATAAACCGGCATTGACTGCTTTTGATTTGTTTATTCTGGAGCGTCCGGAAGCGTTGGCCGAGTATTCTGAAAAAGAACAGGCCGCAGCCAAACAATACCTGAATAGTTTAACTGATGAGGAGAAAGAATTACTCATCAACACCATATTGGCCGGTTTACCCGGAACAGACGAGGTATTTACCATTGCCGAATTCAGGGAGCATTTGCATCGTTATAAAAACATTGGCCGGGATGAGTTGAAGCAAAACCTGGCTTACTTTCTGCAGGCGGTAGTACCTGTGGCAGAAGAGGTGGGCATTAACCTCTGCATTCACCCGGATGATCCGCCGTTTCCTATTCTTGGGCTGCCGAGAATAGCCTGTACAGAAGCTGATTTGAATGATATCATCAACATGTGCCCATCGCCAGCTAATGGTATCACCTTTTGCACCGGTTCTTTAGGCGCCCGGTTAGATAATGATCTCCCGGGGATGGTAGAGCGCTTGGGTAGTCACATTCATTTCCTGCACCTGCGCAATGTAAAGGTTGAAGCCGATGGTAGCTTTTTTGAGGCAGACCATCTGGGCGGCAGCACCAACATGTTTATGGTGATGAAAAATATTATTGCCGAACAGCAAAAACGCTCAGCATCAGGTCGGGCGGATGTAGCCATTCCTATGCGCCCGGATCATGGGCATAAAATCTGGACCGATTATGATTTTAATACCTATCCCGGCTACTCATTAATTGGACGCTTAAAGGGCCTTGCCGAGCTAAAAGGATTGGAAATAGGTATTAAAATGATGACGGCTGACAATTGA